The following are encoded together in the Pseudomonas sediminis genome:
- a CDS encoding DUF3999 domain-containing protein, which yields MNLIRWGLLLGLSLSALSQASEKPQDYRHSAALQLAGEGPWYRLELPFAAHLAAGHGDLRDLRVFDSDGQMQAYALIPGRSETVQQEQEHGVRWFPLRGRADAQEMPALRVERSTTGTLIELRGDAPAESEQQLRGWLLDASAIDAPLVRLSLDWSGAEDGFQRFSIEASDDLQHWRGWGEGQVARLSFADERIDQRQAELPGQRARYLRLLWRNPAQAPQLEAVTLRSQRQAHQAAPLVWSEPLSAQANAEGQFQWQLPLSLPLERLRVELEQSNTLAPLRFEARSSDQGAWRQLVNGVLYRLPEAGREVVSDELTLPGWPVRQLRVQVDARGGGLGTDTPRMQVALRATQLVFLARGEPPYRLALGSPSAQSAALPLHTLIPGYQPERLVSLGRAELTEAFASPVESQTGPARDWQRWGLWAVLLVGVGLLAAMAASVLRRPPDA from the coding sequence ATGAACCTCATCCGTTGGGGCCTGCTCCTGGGCCTATCGCTGAGTGCACTCAGCCAGGCCAGTGAGAAACCTCAGGACTATCGGCACAGCGCTGCCCTGCAACTCGCTGGCGAGGGGCCCTGGTATCGCCTGGAGCTGCCCTTCGCTGCTCACCTCGCTGCCGGGCATGGCGATTTGCGTGATCTGCGCGTATTCGACAGCGATGGCCAGATGCAGGCCTATGCGCTGATTCCGGGGCGTAGCGAGACCGTGCAGCAGGAACAGGAGCATGGCGTGCGCTGGTTCCCGTTGCGGGGCCGCGCCGATGCCCAGGAAATGCCTGCGCTGCGAGTCGAGCGCAGTACCACTGGCACGCTGATCGAACTGCGCGGCGATGCGCCGGCCGAAAGCGAGCAGCAACTGCGCGGCTGGTTGCTCGATGCCAGTGCCATCGATGCGCCGCTGGTGCGTCTGAGCCTGGACTGGAGCGGGGCAGAGGACGGATTTCAGCGCTTCAGCATCGAGGCCAGTGACGATCTGCAGCATTGGCGCGGCTGGGGGGAGGGGCAGGTAGCGCGTCTGAGCTTCGCCGATGAGCGTATCGATCAGCGCCAGGCCGAATTGCCTGGGCAGCGTGCCCGTTATCTGCGGTTGCTGTGGCGCAACCCTGCTCAGGCCCCGCAACTGGAGGCCGTTACCCTGCGCAGTCAACGGCAGGCTCATCAGGCTGCGCCTTTGGTGTGGTCCGAGCCCCTGTCGGCGCAGGCCAACGCTGAGGGGCAGTTCCAGTGGCAGTTGCCCTTGTCGTTGCCTCTGGAGCGACTGCGGGTCGAACTGGAACAGAGCAATACGCTGGCGCCACTACGTTTCGAGGCGCGCAGCAGTGATCAGGGCGCCTGGCGCCAACTGGTCAACGGTGTGCTCTATCGCCTGCCCGAGGCTGGGCGCGAAGTGGTGAGCGATGAGTTGACCCTGCCCGGTTGGCCGGTGCGACAACTGCGTGTGCAGGTGGATGCGCGAGGGGGCGGCTTGGGCACGGATACGCCACGTATGCAGGTAGCGCTGCGCGCCACGCAACTGGTGTTTCTCGCACGTGGCGAGCCGCCTTATAGGCTGGCGTTGGGTAGCCCGAGTGCGCAGTCGGCAGCATTGCCGCTGCACACCCTGATCCCCGGTTATCAGCCGGAACGACTGGTCAGCCTTGGTCGTGCCGAGTTGACCGAGGCGTTTGCCTCCCCGGTCGAATCACAGACTGGCCCCGCTCGAGACTGGCAGCGTTGGGGACTCTGGGCTGTACTGCTAGTGGGCGTTGGATTGCTGGCTGCGATGGCCGCCAGTGTGCTGCGTCGCCCGCCAGACGCCTGA
- a CDS encoding histidine kinase N-terminal 7TM domain-containing protein — MASGWSFSGPVLVTLLVCLGVILLAHWVTRQRDFPGRERFILLHLASLWWMVTAALEITFLCTTSVNSSWLKHRR, encoded by the coding sequence ATGGCTTCCGGCTGGAGTTTCTCGGGCCCCGTACTGGTGACGCTGCTGGTGTGCCTCGGCGTGATTCTGCTGGCGCACTGGGTGACCCGTCAGCGCGACTTTCCCGGACGTGAGCGGTTCATCTTGCTGCATCTGGCCAGCCTCTGGTGGATGGTTACTGCAGCGCTGGAAATTACCTTCCTCTGCACCACCTCAGTGAACTCAAGCTGGCTGAAGCACCGGCGCTGA
- a CDS encoding class 1 fructose-bisphosphatase, producing the protein MSRVTLSRYLIEQTRSHNTPADLRFLIEVVARACKAISHQVSKGALGGVLGSLDSENVQGEVQKKLDVISNEILLEANEWGGHLAGMASEEMDNAYQIPGKYPKGAYLLVFDPLDGSSNIDVNVSVGTIFSVLRCPDRNGQTGDLGEEAFLQPGTQQVAAGYAIYGPQTMLMLTLGDGVKGFTLDRELGSFVLTHDNIKVPESTKEFAINMSNQRHWEAPVQRYVSELLAGETGPLGRNYNMRWIASMVADVHRILTRGGVFMYPRDAREPDKPGKLRLMYEANPMSMIIEQAGGSATDGSQRILDIQPTSLHQRVPVFLGSKEEVLRITAYHRN; encoded by the coding sequence ATGTCCCGCGTCACCCTGAGCCGATACCTGATCGAGCAGACTCGCAGCCATAACACCCCGGCCGACCTGCGTTTCCTTATCGAAGTCGTGGCGCGGGCCTGCAAGGCGATCAGCCATCAGGTGTCCAAGGGCGCCCTTGGCGGCGTGCTGGGCAGCCTGGACAGCGAAAACGTGCAGGGCGAAGTGCAGAAGAAGCTCGACGTGATTTCCAACGAGATTCTGCTCGAAGCCAACGAGTGGGGCGGCCACCTGGCCGGCATGGCGTCCGAGGAAATGGACAACGCCTACCAGATTCCCGGCAAGTACCCGAAAGGTGCCTACCTGCTGGTATTCGACCCGCTGGACGGCTCCAGCAACATCGACGTCAACGTTTCGGTCGGCACCATCTTCTCCGTGCTGCGCTGCCCTGACCGCAACGGCCAGACCGGCGACCTGGGCGAGGAAGCCTTCCTTCAGCCGGGCACCCAGCAGGTCGCGGCCGGCTACGCCATCTATGGTCCGCAGACCATGCTGATGCTGACCCTCGGCGACGGCGTGAAGGGCTTTACCCTGGATCGTGAGCTGGGCAGTTTCGTGCTCACCCACGACAACATCAAGGTGCCGGAGTCGACCAAGGAATTCGCCATCAACATGTCCAACCAGCGCCACTGGGAAGCCCCGGTGCAGCGTTACGTTTCCGAGCTGCTGGCCGGTGAAACCGGGCCACTGGGGCGTAACTACAACATGCGCTGGATCGCCTCGATGGTGGCCGATGTGCATCGCATCCTCACCCGTGGCGGCGTGTTCATGTACCCGCGCGATGCTCGCGAGCCGGACAAGCCGGGCAAGCTGCGCCTGATGTACGAGGCCAACCCGATGTCGATGATCATCGAACAGGCCGGCGGCTCCGCGACCGACGGCAGCCAGCGTATTCTCGATATCCAGCCCACTTCCCTGCACCAGCGTGTGCCGGTATTCCTCGGCTCCAAAGAAGAAGTGCTGCGCATCACCGCCTACCACCGCAACTGA
- a CDS encoding DUF924 family protein: MSTWLPLLDWWFGAEGSATEVAAARQGLWFGKRDSQDREAEARFGALVEQALAGELRDWLDDPQGWLAQLILLDQLPRMIFRDTPRAFAGDQRARPLLRDGLERGWDRRLTPIQRVFAYLVFEHAEDLPLQNRAVELFADLLSEAAANERPLFANFLDYAERHQRVIARFGRFPHRNAILGRASSDEEQAFLREPGSRF, encoded by the coding sequence ATGAGTACCTGGCTACCGTTGCTCGACTGGTGGTTCGGTGCCGAAGGCAGCGCTACCGAAGTCGCCGCAGCGCGCCAGGGTTTGTGGTTCGGCAAGCGTGACAGCCAGGATCGTGAGGCCGAGGCGCGTTTCGGCGCCCTGGTCGAGCAGGCACTGGCTGGCGAGCTCAGGGATTGGCTGGATGACCCGCAGGGTTGGCTGGCACAGCTGATCCTGCTCGATCAACTGCCGCGCATGATCTTTCGCGATACACCACGCGCATTTGCGGGAGACCAACGGGCTCGCCCGCTGCTGCGCGATGGTCTGGAGCGCGGCTGGGACCGCCGGCTGACGCCGATACAGCGTGTCTTTGCCTATCTGGTCTTTGAGCACGCCGAAGATCTGCCGTTGCAGAACCGTGCGGTTGAACTGTTTGCTGATCTGCTCAGCGAAGCAGCTGCCAATGAGCGGCCATTGTTCGCCAATTTCCTCGATTACGCCGAGCGCCATCAGCGGGTGATCGCTCGTTTCGGTCGTTTTCCCCATCGCAATGCGATTCTCGGTCGCGCATCCAGCGACGAAGAGCAGGCCTTCCTGCGGGAACCCGGCTCGCGTTTCTGA
- the bamE gene encoding outer membrane protein assembly factor BamE domain-containing protein has product MSMRIVALLACCLLAACGKVNQENYSKLKAGMSKQEVESLLGAPGECAGALGMTSCTWGDDKAYISVQYAGDKVMLFSGKGLK; this is encoded by the coding sequence ATGTCGATGCGTATCGTCGCGTTGCTCGCCTGTTGCCTGCTCGCCGCCTGCGGCAAGGTCAATCAGGAAAACTACTCCAAGCTCAAGGCCGGTATGAGCAAGCAGGAGGTGGAAAGCCTGCTCGGCGCGCCGGGCGAATGTGCCGGTGCGTTAGGGATGACCAGCTGCACCTGGGGCGACGACAAGGCCTATATCAGTGTCCAGTACGCCGGAGACAAGGTCATGCTGTTCTCCGGCAAGGGACTCAAGTAA
- a CDS encoding lipocalin family protein — translation MRSILLASAILALAGCANSGTGNIHKSPPQTMQVDLQRYQGTWYELARLPMFFQRKCVQSEAHYGLRDDGRIDVTNRCRDKDGEWIEAKGVAEPQVEGKTDKLWVRFDNWASKILPIKGDYWVIYHDEDYRVALVGHPKHKYLWLLSRSPEIDQETRDKLLSVAREQGYVTSDLIWRQPD, via the coding sequence ATGCGTTCGATCCTACTCGCCAGCGCCATTCTCGCCCTCGCCGGCTGTGCCAACTCCGGTACCGGCAACATTCACAAATCGCCGCCGCAGACCATGCAGGTCGACCTGCAGCGCTACCAGGGCACCTGGTACGAGCTGGCGCGGCTGCCGATGTTCTTCCAGCGCAAATGCGTGCAGTCGGAAGCGCATTACGGCCTGCGTGACGACGGGCGCATCGACGTCACCAACCGCTGCCGTGACAAGGACGGTGAATGGATCGAGGCCAAGGGCGTCGCCGAGCCGCAGGTCGAAGGGAAGACCGACAAGCTCTGGGTGCGCTTCGATAACTGGGCCAGCAAGATCCTGCCGATCAAGGGCGACTACTGGGTGATCTACCACGACGAGGATTATCGTGTAGCGCTGGTCGGCCACCCGAAGCACAAGTACCTGTGGCTGCTGTCACGCTCTCCGGAGATCGATCAGGAAACCCGCGACAAGCTGCTCAGCGTCGCGCGTGAGCAGGGTTATGTGACCTCGGATCTGATCTGGCGCCAGCCCGATTGA
- the pip gene encoding prolyl aminopeptidase has translation MQTLYPEIKPYARHELAVEQPHVLYVDESGSADGLPVLFIHGGPGAGCDAASRRYFDPALYRIVTFDQRGCGRSTPHASLENNTTQALIADIERIREHLGIDKFVLFGGSWGSTLALAYAQTHPQRVHGLILRGIFLCRPQELGWFYQEGASRLFPDYWEDYVAPIPVEERGDLMQAFYKRLTGTDQIAQMHAAKAWSTWEGRTATLRPNTQVVERFSEAHRALSIARIECHYFVNDAFLEPNQLLRDMPKITHLPGIIVHGRYDVICPLDNAWALHQAWPNSELQIIRDAGHSAAELGITDALIRAAEQMARRLLDLPPEDA, from the coding sequence ATGCAGACTTTGTATCCGGAGATCAAACCCTACGCCCGCCATGAGCTGGCGGTCGAGCAACCGCACGTGCTTTACGTCGACGAGAGCGGCTCTGCGGATGGGTTGCCGGTACTGTTCATCCATGGTGGCCCTGGCGCCGGCTGCGATGCGGCCAGCCGCCGCTACTTCGATCCTGCCCTGTATCGCATCGTCACTTTCGACCAGCGTGGCTGCGGCCGCTCCACGCCGCATGCGAGCCTGGAGAACAACACCACCCAGGCGTTGATCGCCGATATCGAGCGTATTCGCGAGCATCTGGGCATCGACAAGTTCGTGCTGTTCGGCGGCTCCTGGGGCTCCACCTTGGCGCTGGCGTATGCGCAGACGCATCCGCAGCGTGTGCATGGTTTGATCCTGCGCGGCATCTTCCTGTGCCGGCCGCAGGAACTCGGCTGGTTCTATCAGGAAGGCGCCAGCCGCCTGTTCCCCGATTACTGGGAAGATTACGTGGCGCCCATCCCGGTCGAGGAGCGCGGTGACCTGATGCAGGCCTTCTACAAGCGCCTGACGGGTACCGACCAGATCGCCCAGATGCATGCGGCCAAGGCCTGGTCGACCTGGGAGGGGCGCACTGCCACCCTGCGTCCGAACACTCAGGTGGTCGAGCGCTTCAGCGAGGCGCATCGGGCACTGTCCATCGCCCGTATCGAGTGCCACTACTTCGTCAACGACGCCTTCCTCGAGCCTAACCAGCTGCTCCGTGACATGCCGAAGATCACCCACCTGCCGGGCATCATTGTGCATGGCCGATACGACGTGATCTGCCCACTGGATAATGCCTGGGCGCTGCATCAGGCATGGCCCAACAGCGAGCTGCAGATCATCCGTGACGCCGGCCACTCGGCGGCGGAACTCGGTATCACCGATGCGCTGATCCGCGCCGCCGAACAGATGGCCCGGCGCCTGCTCGACCTGCCGCCGGAGGATGCATGA
- the dtd gene encoding D-aminoacyl-tRNA deacylase translates to MKLLIQRVTEARVEVEGEVVGRIDQGLLALVGIEPQDDQASLSRALHKLLNYRVFSDEAGKMNRSLTDMQGGLLLVSQFTLAADTKSGMRPSFSSAAPPVQGAALFDGLVEMAKAQHPQVATGRFGANMQVHLVNDGPVTFLLEV, encoded by the coding sequence ATGAAGCTGCTGATCCAGCGCGTCACTGAGGCGCGGGTGGAGGTGGAAGGGGAAGTGGTCGGGCGCATCGATCAGGGCCTGTTGGCGCTGGTCGGCATCGAACCGCAGGACGATCAGGCCAGTCTGTCGCGCGCGCTGCACAAGCTGCTGAATTACCGCGTGTTCAGCGATGAAGCGGGCAAGATGAATCGTTCGCTGACGGATATGCAGGGCGGCCTGTTGCTGGTCTCGCAGTTCACCCTGGCGGCCGACACCAAGAGCGGTATGCGCCCCAGCTTCTCCAGCGCTGCACCGCCGGTGCAGGGGGCTGCGCTGTTCGACGGTTTGGTCGAAATGGCCAAGGCCCAGCACCCGCAGGTCGCCACCGGGCGTTTCGGCGCCAATATGCAGGTGCACCTGGTCAACGATGGGCCGGTGACCTTCCTGCTGGAGGTATAG
- a CDS encoding 16S rRNA (uracil(1498)-N(3))-methyltransferase, translating to MNLLLLEDADFVDGDRVRLTGRRLKHLHEVHRAETGDRLRVGRLDGLMGEGRLIALDAEHAELQVSLDQPPPAKLPLTLILALPRPKMLKRVLQTVSAMGVPRLVLVNSYRVEKSFWQTPFLEAEAIREQLILGLEQARDTVLPEVSIEKRFKPFVEDRLPALAAGTLGLTGHPGNHPTCPRAVQEPVTLAIGPEGGWIPYEVELLREAAGLQPVQLGERILRVETAVPALLARLF from the coding sequence GTGAATCTGCTGCTGCTGGAAGACGCCGACTTCGTTGACGGCGACCGGGTACGTCTCACTGGTAGGCGCCTGAAGCACCTACATGAAGTACATCGCGCCGAAACCGGTGACCGCCTGCGCGTCGGTCGCCTTGACGGCTTGATGGGCGAAGGTCGACTGATCGCTCTGGATGCCGAGCATGCCGAACTGCAGGTCAGCCTCGACCAACCCCCACCCGCCAAGCTGCCGCTGACGCTGATCCTCGCCCTGCCCCGCCCGAAGATGCTCAAGCGCGTGCTGCAAACCGTCAGCGCCATGGGCGTGCCGCGCCTGGTGCTGGTCAACAGCTATCGCGTGGAAAAGAGCTTCTGGCAGACGCCATTTCTCGAGGCAGAGGCCATTCGCGAACAGCTGATCCTGGGCCTGGAACAGGCGCGTGATACGGTGCTACCCGAGGTGAGCATCGAGAAACGCTTCAAGCCCTTCGTCGAGGATCGCCTGCCGGCGCTGGCAGCCGGCACGCTCGGCCTGACCGGCCATCCCGGCAATCACCCAACCTGCCCGCGTGCAGTACAGGAGCCAGTGACCCTGGCCATCGGCCCGGAAGGCGGCTGGATTCCCTACGAAGTCGAGCTTCTGCGTGAAGCCGCAGGCCTGCAGCCGGTGCAGCTCGGCGAGCGAATCTTGCGGGTGGAGACGGCCGTGCCGGCGTTGCTGGCCAGATTGTTCTAA